In Nitrosophilus alvini, the following are encoded in one genomic region:
- the dapD gene encoding 2,3,4,5-tetrahydropyridine-2,6-dicarboxylate N-succinyltransferase → MKEIIEKLWEERESINTNSKAEIKDAIQQTVAMLDRGELRVAEKQNGEWKVNEWAKKAVLLYFKITDNKILDADNTNVYFDKVPTKFAGWSEDDFREGGFRVVPGAIVRYGTFIGKNAILMPSFTNIGAYVDEGTMVDTWATVGSCAQIGKNCHLSGGVGIGGVLEPLQANPVIIEDNVFIGARSEIAEGVIVREGSVISMGCYIGASTKIYNRATGEILYGEIPPYSVVVPGTLTSSDGKTQTYAVIIVKQVDEKTRSKTSINDLLRS, encoded by the coding sequence ATGAAAGAGATAATTGAAAAACTGTGGGAAGAGAGAGAAAGCATAAATACAAACTCAAAAGCAGAAATAAAAGATGCCATACAGCAAACAGTTGCGATGCTTGACCGCGGAGAGCTTAGGGTTGCCGAGAAGCAAAATGGCGAATGGAAGGTAAATGAATGGGCAAAAAAAGCGGTTCTGCTCTATTTCAAAATAACAGATAACAAAATTCTTGACGCAGATAATACAAATGTATATTTCGATAAAGTTCCTACAAAGTTTGCCGGCTGGAGCGAAGATGACTTCAGAGAGGGAGGTTTCAGGGTTGTTCCGGGAGCGATAGTAAGATACGGAACGTTTATAGGCAAAAATGCAATACTTATGCCAAGTTTTACCAATATCGGAGCATATGTAGACGAAGGAACAATGGTCGATACCTGGGCTACAGTGGGAAGCTGCGCCCAGATAGGAAAAAACTGCCATCTCAGCGGAGGGGTAGGTATAGGCGGGGTTCTTGAACCTCTTCAGGCAAATCCGGTTATCATAGAAGATAATGTATTTATAGGTGCAAGAAGCGAAATAGCCGAAGGGGTTATTGTCAGAGAAGGAAGCGTAATATCCATGGGATGCTATATAGGCGCGAGTACAAAGATATATAACAGAGCAACCGGAGAGATTTTATACGGTGAAATTCCTCCTTATAGTGTTGTAGTGCCCGGAACCCTTACCAGCAGTGACGGAAAAACACAGACTTATGCCGTAATTATCGTAAAACAGGTAGACGAAAAAACAAGAAGCAAAACATCCATCAACGACCTTTTGAGAAGCTGA